The following proteins are co-located in the Pyxidicoccus trucidator genome:
- the nadE gene encoding NAD(+) synthase produces MKFSKQVLELDWEAKAAELSEGLREAVLKKLKKRGLVVAISGGIDSACVAALAVRALGPERVFGILLPEKDSSGWSSQLGRKLSEKLGIKYQLHDIAPILEAAGCYRQRDEAVRSVFPEFTPDMKWKIVMHGDRLNTDTMNFFNVVVQVNGEERRFRLSPQAYTQIVAATNFKQRTRKMMDYFHADRLNFAVAGTPNRLEYDQGFFVKLGDGAADVKPIAGLYKTQVYKLAKHLGVIDEITSGEPTTDTFSLPQSQEDFYFSVHYSQLDLLMWAKNHAVSTDEAAQVMGLTPTQVQRVYDDIDQKRRSTAYLHSAPLLLEKVPELDAFKLG; encoded by the coding sequence ATGAAGTTCTCCAAGCAGGTGCTGGAACTGGACTGGGAGGCCAAGGCGGCCGAGCTGTCCGAGGGGCTCCGCGAGGCGGTGCTGAAGAAGCTGAAGAAGCGCGGGCTGGTGGTGGCCATCTCCGGTGGCATCGACTCGGCGTGCGTGGCGGCGCTGGCGGTGCGGGCGCTGGGGCCGGAGCGCGTGTTCGGCATCCTCCTGCCGGAGAAGGACTCCAGCGGGTGGAGCTCGCAGCTGGGCCGCAAGCTGTCCGAGAAGCTGGGCATCAAGTACCAGCTCCACGACATCGCTCCGATTCTGGAGGCGGCGGGCTGCTACCGGCAGCGGGACGAGGCGGTGCGCTCGGTGTTCCCGGAGTTCACCCCGGACATGAAGTGGAAGATCGTCATGCACGGTGACCGACTGAACACGGACACCATGAACTTCTTCAACGTGGTGGTGCAGGTGAACGGCGAGGAGCGCCGCTTCCGCCTCTCGCCGCAGGCGTACACGCAGATTGTCGCCGCGACGAACTTCAAGCAGCGCACCCGGAAGATGATGGACTACTTCCACGCGGACCGGCTGAACTTCGCGGTGGCCGGCACGCCCAACCGCCTGGAGTACGACCAGGGCTTCTTCGTGAAGCTCGGTGACGGCGCGGCGGACGTGAAGCCGATTGCGGGCCTCTACAAGACGCAGGTCTACAAGCTGGCGAAGCACCTGGGCGTCATCGACGAAATCACCAGCGGCGAGCCCACCACGGACACGTTCAGCCTTCCGCAGTCGCAGGAGGACTTCTACTTCTCCGTGCACTACTCGCAGCTGGACCTGCTGATGTGGGCGAAGAACCACGCAGTGTCCACGGACGAGGCCGCGCAGGTGATGGGCCTGACGCCCACGCAGGTGCAGCGCGTCTACGACGACATCGACCAGAAGCGCCGCTCCACCGCGTACCTCCACTCCGCCCCGCTCCTGCTGGAGAAGGTGCCGGAGCTGGACGCGTTCAAGCTGGGCTGA
- a CDS encoding SGNH/GDSL hydrolase family protein, giving the protein MHFDWTFLVRMSALVLPAIMLMALHGAAHASTPSTPASGVSMEKLSRQRIFFGHQSVGGNILDGVKQLGAAPRIVEVKAPTETVAPGTIAHAMVGENLKPESKIADFERLMDAGLAKQADVAFFKFCYIDFSGTTDTRALFEKYRTTMDGLKARHPGTTFVHVTVPLTTVQRGAKAWLKELLGRPVWGLTENVQRETFNQLLRQTYGGGKAPLFDLAMLESTTAEGTPETYELNGQSWPAMVPAYSDDGGHLNAAGQARMAKEFLAFLSTLPAPAVQPPIPAAQPTP; this is encoded by the coding sequence ATGCACTTCGACTGGACCTTTCTTGTGCGGATGAGTGCGCTGGTGCTGCCGGCCATCATGCTCATGGCCCTGCACGGCGCGGCGCACGCGTCGACTCCCTCCACTCCCGCCTCTGGGGTGTCGATGGAGAAGCTGTCCCGCCAGCGCATCTTCTTCGGCCACCAGTCGGTGGGCGGCAACATCCTCGACGGCGTCAAGCAGCTTGGCGCGGCGCCGCGCATCGTGGAGGTGAAGGCCCCCACCGAGACGGTGGCGCCCGGCACCATCGCCCACGCCATGGTGGGTGAGAACCTGAAGCCCGAGTCGAAAATCGCCGACTTCGAGCGGTTGATGGACGCGGGGCTCGCGAAGCAGGCCGACGTGGCCTTCTTCAAGTTCTGCTACATCGACTTCAGCGGCACGACGGACACGCGCGCGCTGTTCGAGAAGTACCGCACGACCATGGACGGGCTGAAGGCGCGCCACCCGGGCACCACCTTCGTCCACGTCACCGTGCCGCTGACCACCGTGCAGCGCGGCGCCAAGGCGTGGCTGAAGGAGCTGCTGGGCCGGCCCGTGTGGGGCCTCACGGAGAACGTGCAGCGCGAGACGTTCAACCAGTTGCTGCGCCAGACGTACGGCGGCGGCAAGGCGCCGCTGTTCGACCTGGCGATGCTGGAGTCCACGACCGCCGAGGGGACGCCGGAGACGTACGAGCTGAACGGGCAGTCGTGGCCGGCCATGGTGCCGGCGTACTCGGATGACGGCGGCCACCTCAACGCCGCGGGGCAGGCCCGCATGGCAAAGGAGTTCCTCGCCTTCCTGTCCACGCTGCCGGCGCCCGCCGTGCAGCCCCCCATCCCCGCTGCCCAACCCACTCCGTGA
- a CDS encoding acyltransferase, whose protein sequence is MSPLPVALSRELGSLLSRLKLRRCRMVGEAPTVLGRVWIHGPGEVRLGHRVVLDGRMAPIELHAMRGGSIVLGDDVAIEGGASLEALQSITVGAGAKLGAFCKVMDNQHHPLRGNRHERPPSVPLVIEDGVTVGSRAILLPGTHLQQGATVAPGTVISRRIPPRVTVGGSPARVLRREVAE, encoded by the coding sequence ATGAGCCCCCTACCTGTTGCCCTGTCGCGCGAGCTGGGCTCGCTGCTCTCGCGCTTGAAGCTGCGGCGCTGCCGGATGGTGGGGGAGGCTCCCACGGTGCTCGGCCGCGTATGGATTCACGGCCCCGGGGAAGTCCGCCTGGGGCACCGCGTGGTGCTGGACGGGCGGATGGCGCCCATCGAGCTGCACGCGATGCGGGGCGGAAGCATCGTCCTGGGCGACGACGTCGCCATCGAAGGAGGCGCCTCGCTGGAGGCGCTCCAGTCCATCACCGTCGGCGCGGGCGCGAAGCTGGGTGCCTTCTGCAAGGTGATGGACAACCAGCACCACCCGCTGCGAGGCAACCGGCACGAGCGGCCCCCCTCCGTCCCATTGGTCATCGAGGACGGAGTGACGGTGGGCAGCCGCGCCATCCTCCTCCCGGGCACGCACCTGCAGCAGGGTGCCACCGTGGCCCCCGGCACCGTGATTTCCCGCCGCATCCCCCCGCGCGTGACGGTGGGGGGCTCGCCGGCCCGGGTGCTTCGCCGCGAGGTGGCCGAATGA
- a CDS encoding acyltransferase, which produces MTPRIASVPLSTVVAQLHGLRESLEPRAERAVALVRARWLFRSLQSVGHNVAAYGPLSVKNEGTMKLGDRLTFVGGMMPSSLVSHPGARLTIGAETQFNYGVSLEAWESVTLGERCMFASFVRISDRDGHRTAPIVIEDDVWVAHGAIIMPGVRVGARSVVSAGSIVTQDVPPDSLAMGNPARNMSLELVARESGA; this is translated from the coding sequence ATGACTCCGAGAATTGCCTCCGTCCCGCTGTCCACCGTGGTGGCCCAGCTCCACGGGCTTCGCGAGTCGCTGGAGCCCCGGGCCGAGCGCGCGGTGGCCCTGGTGCGCGCGCGCTGGCTGTTCCGCTCGCTCCAGTCCGTGGGCCACAACGTGGCCGCGTACGGGCCCCTCTCCGTGAAGAACGAGGGCACCATGAAGCTGGGGGACCGGCTCACCTTCGTGGGCGGAATGATGCCCAGCTCGCTGGTGAGCCACCCGGGTGCCCGGCTGACCATTGGCGCCGAGACTCAGTTCAACTACGGCGTCTCCCTGGAGGCCTGGGAGTCCGTCACCCTCGGTGAGCGATGCATGTTCGCCTCGTTCGTACGCATCAGCGACCGCGACGGACACCGCACCGCGCCCATCGTCATCGAGGACGACGTCTGGGTGGCCCACGGCGCCATCATCATGCCGGGGGTGCGCGTGGGGGCGCGCTCGGTGGTGTCCGCCGGAAGCATCGTCACCCAGGACGTACCGCCAGACTCGCTCGCCATGGGCAACCCCGCCCGCAACATGAGCCTGGAATTGGTCGCCCGCGAGTCGGGCGCCTGA
- a CDS encoding acyl carrier protein — protein MSSLRERIRTFIVDTFFVDEFADDDSFLRKGLIDSTGMMELVAFLEQDFGLKLEDRELVPENLDSLSRVVAFVEKKQQQRLPQAG, from the coding sequence ATGAGCAGCCTCCGTGAGCGCATCCGTACCTTCATCGTCGACACCTTCTTCGTGGACGAGTTCGCCGACGACGACTCCTTCCTCCGCAAGGGCCTCATCGACTCCACGGGGATGATGGAGCTGGTGGCCTTCCTGGAGCAGGACTTCGGCCTCAAGCTCGAGGACCGCGAGCTGGTGCCGGAGAATCTGGACTCGCTGTCGCGCGTGGTCGCCTTCGTCGAGAAGAAGCAGCAGCAGCGCCTGCCCCAGGCCGGCTGA
- a CDS encoding pyridoxal-phosphate dependent enzyme — MRVVFPLSRPWPGGPVVLWGGSLPAGSLKYLTFSRYLESSLPEGATGLVELSGAATALALDALGRERGLPVVALTDAQGTAYLRTNGFGGEVRTVRGLSEAWELAQGYERRGWCWPRQLANGALVECVASWAVKLREVVRDAFPAVRTVVCGFGTGATVVGLHRTFASEGYEVVGLQPAPGRSMPGWRCWAEQSLGEKDLFYPYREDVSLEVARTRGADGLGALLAWAREEPRSEEVLVISHNARPPCG; from the coding sequence ATGCGCGTCGTGTTCCCGCTGTCGCGTCCCTGGCCCGGTGGCCCCGTGGTGCTATGGGGGGGCTCGCTCCCCGCGGGGAGCCTCAAGTACCTCACCTTCTCGCGGTACCTGGAGTCCTCGCTGCCGGAGGGGGCCACGGGGCTGGTGGAGCTCTCCGGGGCCGCCACCGCGCTGGCGCTGGACGCGCTGGGGCGGGAGCGGGGCCTGCCGGTGGTGGCGCTGACGGACGCGCAGGGGACGGCGTACCTGCGGACGAACGGGTTCGGCGGCGAGGTGCGCACCGTGCGCGGGCTCTCCGAGGCGTGGGAGCTGGCGCAGGGCTATGAGCGCCGGGGGTGGTGCTGGCCGAGGCAGCTCGCCAACGGGGCGCTGGTGGAGTGCGTGGCGTCCTGGGCCGTGAAGCTCCGGGAGGTGGTGCGCGACGCCTTTCCCGCCGTGAGGACCGTGGTGTGCGGCTTCGGCACGGGCGCCACGGTGGTGGGGCTGCACCGGACCTTCGCGTCGGAGGGCTACGAGGTGGTGGGCCTGCAGCCCGCGCCGGGCCGCTCCATGCCCGGCTGGCGGTGCTGGGCGGAGCAGAGCCTGGGGGAGAAGGACCTCTTCTATCCGTACCGCGAGGACGTCTCGCTGGAGGTGGCCCGGACGCGGGGCGCAGACGGGCTGGGCGCGCTGCTGGCCTGGGCGCGCGAGGAGCCGAGGTCGGAGGAGGTGCTGGTCATCTCCCACAACGCGCGGCCCCCGTGTGGCTGA
- the asnB gene encoding asparagine synthase (glutamine-hydrolyzing): MCGITGFTFPAGESAGAARQESAERLRRMTASIKHRGPDAQRALLLNGVGLGHTRLSIVDLEGGHQPMRDAATGLTVVFNGEIFNHVELREQLSGRYAFRTRSDTEVILAAFLTWGIDCVRRFEGQWAFALWDPRDKTLWLSRDRVGICPLYYAELPGGQLAFGSEAKTLFAGGLVTPALDARGLKQTFQLWSPVAPRTSFEGVSLLPPAHSARFRDGKLEVFRYWDLDFGVTPEAADEPKLLEELGEVLERAVRLRLRADVPVAAYLSGGLDSSLLCALAQGQLGGTLRTFSVGFAHARFDERQHQTTVAEELHTQHRVVEMKDGDIGKLVPGVIFHAEQAMMRSAPAPFLRLSEWVRENGIRVVLTGEGSDEMFLGYDLFKETKVRQFWARQPASKYRPLLLRKLYPTLSVSQQNVELLREFFGMGLEDPGSLAFSHLVRWSNSGRISRFLAPEFAARVADEDPVASVLQSVPEHVARWRPLARAQYLEAKTLLSGYLLSAQGDRMLLGNAVEGRFPFLDTAVMEFAARVPERLRLKGLDEKHLLKRFARGKVPASILERSKFPYRAPIAGALVGPDAPAWARELLAPEAVAKVGVFDAKKAERLVAKLRAPNAAESEADTMALFAMASTQLLAHHFLHPRPPPAADVDAVVLEAA, translated from the coding sequence ATGTGTGGCATCACGGGTTTCACCTTTCCGGCGGGCGAGAGCGCCGGCGCCGCGCGGCAGGAGTCCGCCGAGCGGCTGCGAAGGATGACCGCCAGCATCAAGCACCGGGGCCCCGACGCACAGCGGGCCCTGCTGCTGAATGGCGTGGGCCTGGGCCACACGCGGCTCTCCATCGTCGACCTGGAGGGCGGCCATCAGCCCATGCGGGACGCGGCGACGGGCCTCACCGTCGTCTTCAACGGGGAGATCTTCAACCACGTGGAGCTGCGCGAGCAGCTCTCCGGGCGCTACGCGTTCCGCACGCGCTCGGACACCGAGGTCATCCTCGCGGCGTTCCTCACCTGGGGCATCGACTGCGTGCGCCGCTTCGAGGGCCAGTGGGCCTTCGCCCTGTGGGACCCGCGCGACAAGACGCTCTGGCTGTCCCGCGACAGGGTGGGCATCTGCCCGCTGTACTACGCGGAGCTGCCGGGCGGTCAGCTGGCGTTCGGCTCGGAGGCCAAGACGCTCTTCGCGGGCGGGCTGGTGACTCCGGCGCTGGACGCGCGCGGCCTCAAGCAGACCTTCCAGCTCTGGTCCCCGGTGGCGCCGCGCACCTCGTTCGAGGGCGTCAGCCTCCTGCCTCCCGCGCACTCGGCCCGCTTCCGGGACGGGAAGCTGGAGGTGTTCCGGTACTGGGATTTGGACTTCGGCGTGACGCCGGAGGCGGCGGACGAGCCGAAGCTGCTGGAGGAGCTGGGCGAGGTGTTGGAGCGCGCGGTGCGCCTGCGGCTGCGGGCGGACGTGCCGGTGGCGGCGTACCTGTCGGGCGGGCTGGACTCCAGCCTCCTGTGCGCGCTGGCGCAGGGGCAGCTGGGCGGCACGCTGCGCACCTTCTCCGTGGGCTTCGCGCACGCGCGCTTCGACGAGCGCCAGCACCAGACCACCGTGGCGGAGGAGCTGCACACGCAGCACCGCGTGGTGGAGATGAAGGACGGGGACATCGGCAAGCTGGTGCCCGGCGTCATCTTCCACGCCGAGCAGGCGATGATGCGCTCCGCGCCCGCGCCCTTCCTGCGCCTGAGCGAGTGGGTGCGGGAGAATGGCATCCGGGTGGTCCTCACCGGGGAAGGGTCGGACGAGATGTTCCTCGGCTATGACCTCTTCAAGGAGACGAAGGTCCGCCAGTTCTGGGCGCGCCAGCCGGCGTCGAAGTACCGCCCGCTGCTGCTGCGGAAGCTCTACCCCACCCTGTCGGTGAGCCAGCAGAACGTGGAGCTGCTGCGGGAGTTCTTCGGCATGGGGCTGGAGGACCCGGGCAGCCTGGCCTTCTCGCACCTGGTGCGCTGGTCCAACAGCGGCCGCATCTCCCGCTTCCTCGCGCCGGAGTTCGCCGCGCGCGTGGCGGACGAGGACCCGGTGGCCTCGGTGCTCCAGTCGGTGCCGGAGCACGTGGCCCGGTGGCGGCCGCTGGCGCGCGCGCAGTACCTGGAGGCGAAGACGCTGCTGTCCGGCTACCTCCTGTCCGCGCAGGGCGACCGCATGCTGCTGGGCAACGCGGTGGAGGGGCGCTTCCCCTTCCTGGACACGGCGGTGATGGAGTTCGCCGCGCGCGTGCCGGAGCGGCTGCGCCTGAAGGGGCTGGACGAGAAGCACCTCCTCAAGCGCTTCGCCCGGGGCAAGGTGCCCGCCTCCATCCTGGAGCGGAGCAAGTTCCCCTACCGTGCCCCCATCGCCGGAGCGCTGGTGGGCCCCGACGCGCCGGCCTGGGCCCGGGAGCTGCTCGCGCCCGAAGCGGTGGCGAAGGTAGGCGTCTTCGACGCGAAGAAGGCGGAGCGGCTCGTCGCCAAGCTGCGCGCGCCCAACGCCGCCGAGAGCGAGGCGGACACCATGGCCCTCTTCGCCATGGCATCCACGCAGCTGCTGGCCCACCACTTCCTCCACCCGCGCCCGCCCCCGGCCGCTGACGTGGACGCGGTGGTGCTGGAGGCCGCATGA
- a CDS encoding class I adenylate-forming enzyme family protein, whose amino-acid sequence MSAADSSPAWVLGHAGRTPDAPAVDSPWVRLTYRQLADRMLALAGHLRAAGVGPGDKVLIALPLGSAAVVAGLAVQALGACAVELDRESGAASLDAILTQTGARHAFLFGQDARKWAGKSGLSHFYVVHSSRPPERMLQVLAPAGCAWVQEDGALDAEAKAAPLEALPSTPADTHAAIVYTSGSTGTPRGVIQTFGNIAANTRSIVEYLGLTPGDRAHLILPLHYCYGKSVLQTHLLVGGSVFLDPRFMYPQVVLEAMAAEGSTGFAGVPLTFELLKRQASPESLSTLKLRYVTQAGGGMAPDTIQWTRDAFRPAELFVMYGQTEATARLSYLPPRLAREKAGSIGMGIPGVELRVVAEDGTPLPVGETGHLVAKGANVTPGYLGAPEETATVLRDGWLWTGDLAWCDADGCFFLVGRAKEILKVNGHRVSPAEIEHQLARHPAVKEVAVVGVPDALGGEAACAVVVTHEGAEVKEDDLRRFCRESLPVHKVPKHVVFSEALPRGPAGKVLKAELRTRYSSVGSS is encoded by the coding sequence ATGAGCGCCGCGGACTCTTCTCCCGCCTGGGTGCTCGGCCACGCGGGGCGCACCCCGGACGCGCCCGCGGTGGACTCGCCGTGGGTGCGGCTGACGTACCGGCAGCTCGCGGACCGGATGCTGGCGCTGGCCGGACACCTGCGCGCGGCGGGCGTCGGCCCGGGAGACAAGGTGCTCATCGCCCTGCCCCTCGGCTCGGCGGCGGTGGTGGCGGGGCTCGCGGTGCAGGCGCTGGGCGCGTGCGCGGTGGAGCTGGACCGCGAGTCCGGCGCGGCGTCACTGGACGCCATCCTCACGCAGACGGGCGCGCGGCACGCCTTCCTCTTCGGACAGGACGCGCGCAAGTGGGCCGGCAAGTCCGGCCTGAGCCATTTCTACGTGGTGCACTCCTCGCGGCCACCGGAGCGCATGCTCCAGGTGCTCGCGCCGGCCGGCTGCGCCTGGGTGCAGGAGGACGGCGCGCTGGACGCGGAGGCGAAGGCCGCTCCGCTTGAGGCACTGCCCTCCACGCCGGCCGACACGCACGCGGCCATCGTCTACACGTCCGGCAGCACGGGCACGCCCCGGGGTGTCATCCAGACGTTCGGCAACATCGCCGCCAACACGCGCTCCATCGTCGAGTACCTGGGCCTGACTCCGGGAGACAGGGCACACCTCATCCTCCCGCTGCACTACTGCTACGGGAAGAGCGTGCTCCAGACGCACCTGCTCGTGGGCGGCTCGGTGTTCCTGGACCCGCGCTTCATGTACCCGCAGGTGGTGCTGGAGGCCATGGCGGCCGAGGGCAGCACGGGCTTCGCCGGAGTCCCGCTCACCTTCGAGCTGCTGAAGCGACAGGCCAGCCCCGAGTCCCTGTCCACGCTCAAGCTGCGCTACGTCACGCAGGCGGGCGGAGGCATGGCGCCGGACACGATTCAGTGGACGCGCGACGCGTTCCGCCCGGCGGAGCTGTTCGTCATGTACGGCCAGACAGAGGCCACCGCGCGACTGAGCTACCTGCCGCCGAGGCTGGCGCGGGAGAAGGCAGGCTCCATCGGAATGGGCATTCCGGGCGTGGAGCTGCGCGTGGTGGCGGAGGACGGCACGCCGCTGCCGGTGGGCGAGACGGGCCACCTGGTGGCGAAGGGCGCCAACGTCACGCCAGGCTACCTGGGCGCGCCCGAGGAGACGGCCACCGTGCTGCGGGACGGCTGGCTGTGGACGGGCGACCTGGCCTGGTGCGACGCGGACGGCTGCTTCTTCCTGGTGGGGCGCGCGAAGGAAATCCTCAAGGTGAACGGCCACCGGGTGAGCCCGGCGGAAATCGAGCACCAGCTCGCGCGCCACCCGGCGGTGAAGGAGGTGGCGGTGGTGGGAGTGCCGGACGCGCTGGGCGGCGAGGCGGCCTGCGCGGTGGTGGTGACGCACGAGGGCGCCGAGGTGAAGGAGGACGACTTGCGGCGCTTCTGTCGCGAGTCGCTGCCGGTGCACAAGGTGCCGAAGCACGTGGTGTTCTCGGAAGCGCTCCCGCGCGGACCCGCCGGCAAGGTGCTCAAGGCGGAGCTGCGCACACGGTATTCGTCAGTCGGTTCTTCGTAA